In Streptomyces sp. NBC_01381, a genomic segment contains:
- a CDS encoding NAD(P)/FAD-dependent oxidoreductase encodes MTSTVPNAVQHTDAQPPITMFGPDFPYAYDDFLAHPAGLGQIPATEHGTEVAVIGGGLSGIIAAYELMKMGLKPVVYEADQIGGRLRTVGFEGCDDSLTAEMGAMRFPPSSTALQHYIDLVGLKTKAFPNPLAESTPSTVVDLKGESHYATSVDDLPQVYRDVMNAWNACLEEGADFSDMNRALRERDVPKIREIWSKLVEKLDNQTFYGFLCDSEAFKSFRHREIFGQVGFGTGGWDTDFPNSILEILRVVYTEADDYHRGIVGGSQQLPLRLWEREPQKIVHWDLGTSLKSLHEGGEPKPAVTRLDRTAGNRVTVTDASGDIRTYPAAIFTAQSWMLLSKIACDDSLFPIDHWTAMERTHYMESSKLFVPVDRPFWLDKAVDDRGNPTGRDVMSMTLTDRMTRGTYLLDDGPDKPAVICLSYTWCDDSLKWLPLSANERMEVMLKSLGEIYPKVDIRKHIIGNPVTVSWENEPYFMGAFKANLPGHYRYQRRLFTHFMQDRLPADKRGIFLAGDDISWTAGWAEGAVTTALNAVWGVMNHFGGGTDSTNPGPGDVYDEIAPVELPED; translated from the coding sequence GTTCGGTCCCGACTTCCCCTACGCGTACGACGACTTCCTCGCGCACCCGGCGGGCCTGGGCCAGATACCGGCGACCGAGCACGGCACCGAGGTCGCCGTCATCGGCGGCGGCCTCTCCGGCATCATCGCCGCGTACGAGCTGATGAAGATGGGCCTCAAGCCCGTCGTCTACGAGGCCGACCAGATCGGCGGCCGCCTTCGCACCGTCGGCTTCGAGGGCTGCGACGACTCGCTCACCGCCGAGATGGGCGCGATGCGCTTCCCGCCGTCCTCGACGGCGCTGCAGCACTACATCGACCTGGTCGGCCTGAAGACCAAGGCGTTCCCCAACCCCCTCGCGGAGTCGACCCCTTCGACGGTCGTCGACCTCAAGGGCGAGTCCCACTACGCGACGTCCGTCGACGACCTGCCGCAGGTCTACCGCGACGTGATGAACGCCTGGAACGCCTGTCTGGAGGAGGGCGCGGACTTCTCCGACATGAACCGCGCCCTGCGCGAGCGCGACGTGCCCAAGATCCGCGAGATCTGGTCCAAGCTCGTCGAGAAGCTCGACAACCAGACCTTCTACGGCTTCCTCTGCGACTCCGAGGCCTTCAAGTCCTTCCGGCACCGCGAGATCTTCGGCCAGGTCGGCTTCGGCACCGGCGGCTGGGACACCGACTTCCCCAACTCCATCCTGGAGATCCTGCGGGTCGTCTACACCGAGGCCGACGACTACCACCGCGGCATCGTCGGCGGCAGCCAGCAGCTGCCGCTTCGCCTGTGGGAGCGCGAGCCGCAGAAGATCGTGCACTGGGATCTCGGTACGTCCCTGAAGTCGCTGCACGAGGGCGGCGAGCCCAAGCCCGCCGTGACGCGGCTCGACCGCACCGCGGGCAACCGGGTCACCGTGACGGACGCCTCCGGCGACATCCGCACGTATCCTGCGGCGATCTTCACCGCCCAGTCCTGGATGCTGCTCTCCAAGATCGCGTGCGACGACTCGCTCTTCCCCATCGACCACTGGACGGCGATGGAGCGGACCCACTACATGGAGTCCTCCAAGCTCTTCGTCCCGGTCGACCGGCCCTTCTGGCTGGACAAGGCCGTCGACGACAGGGGAAACCCGACCGGGCGTGACGTCATGTCGATGACGCTGACGGACCGCATGACCCGGGGCACCTACCTGCTCGACGACGGGCCGGACAAGCCCGCCGTCATCTGCCTCTCCTACACCTGGTGCGACGACAGCCTGAAGTGGCTGCCGCTGTCGGCGAACGAGCGCATGGAAGTCATGCTGAAGTCGCTCGGCGAGATCTACCCGAAGGTCGACATCAGGAAGCACATCATCGGTAACCCGGTGACGGTGTCGTGGGAGAACGAGCCCTACTTCATGGGCGCCTTCAAGGCGAACCTGCCGGGGCACTACCGCTACCAGCGGCGGCTGTTCACGCACTTCATGCAGGATCGCCTGCCGGCGGACAAGCGGGGGATCTTCCTCGCCGGGGATGACATTTCCTGGACGGCGGGATGGGCGGAGGGCGCCGTGACGACTGCGCTGAACGCTGTGTGGGGCGTTATGAACCACTTCGGCGGGGGGACGGACTCGACCAATCCCGGGCCCGGGGATGTGTACGACGAGATTGCGCCCGTCGAGTTGCCTGAAGACTGA
- a CDS encoding LLM class F420-dependent oxidoreductase: MATRLGLSLPQGRQYSMGQDVPAVARAAEEIGYESLWVYERILFPEPATQGLYGIEGLPWPDTYRSVPDPLITLTLAAAVTERARLGTSVLVAPLHVPFQLARSLASLDAASGGRVVAGLGTGWSLDEYAAASMAPFKKRGKVLDELIDVCHAVWGPDPVSYEGELTTITSAVVGPKPARPIPILLPANSPRALRRLVTRADGWMPIGMGADALAKQWQQVQEAAAEQGRKEPIQSVLRVNTRYTAKPYEGESRAPFQGNVAQIIEDLAAHAAVGAVEEILIELQGSARDGEELKDLAAEVYEAARAAGV; encoded by the coding sequence ATGGCCACTCGACTCGGACTGAGCCTCCCGCAGGGCCGGCAGTACAGCATGGGACAGGACGTCCCGGCGGTCGCCCGAGCCGCCGAGGAGATCGGGTACGAGAGTCTGTGGGTCTACGAACGCATCCTGTTCCCCGAGCCCGCCACCCAGGGGCTCTACGGCATAGAGGGCCTGCCCTGGCCCGACACCTACCGCTCGGTGCCCGACCCGCTGATCACCCTGACGCTGGCCGCGGCCGTCACGGAGCGGGCCCGCCTGGGCACCAGCGTCCTGGTCGCCCCGCTGCACGTGCCGTTCCAGCTGGCGCGCTCCCTGGCCAGCCTGGACGCGGCGAGCGGCGGCCGGGTCGTCGCGGGCCTGGGCACGGGCTGGTCGCTCGACGAGTACGCGGCGGCGAGCATGGCCCCCTTCAAGAAGCGCGGCAAGGTCCTCGACGAGCTGATCGACGTCTGCCATGCGGTCTGGGGCCCGGACCCGGTGTCGTACGAGGGCGAGCTGACGACCATCACGTCGGCCGTGGTCGGTCCGAAGCCGGCCCGCCCCATCCCGATCCTGCTGCCCGCCAACAGCCCGCGAGCACTGCGCAGGCTCGTCACACGTGCGGACGGCTGGATGCCGATCGGCATGGGCGCCGACGCGCTCGCCAAACAGTGGCAGCAGGTCCAGGAGGCCGCCGCCGAGCAGGGGCGCAAGGAGCCGATCCAGAGCGTCCTGCGGGTCAACACGCGCTACACGGCGAAGCCGTACGAGGGCGAGAGCCGCGCCCCCTTCCAGGGCAACGTCGCCCAGATCATCGAGGACCTGGCGGCACACGCCGCGGTGGGCGCGGTGGAGGAGATCCTCATCGAACTGCAGGGCAGCGCAAGGGACGGCGAGGAACTGAAGGACTTGGCGGCAGAGGTGTACGAGGCGGCGCGAGCAGCCGGGGTGTAA
- a CDS encoding DUF5995 family protein, which translates to MAQLERFAEFTGPAQGVDGVVTRMRALGADLPSGDGVGVFNGVYLSVTEEVDRHLDSGRFADSGTAITLDVLFAERYLRAVDAAADQHRSPACWRPLLQFRRHPGVRPLQFALAGINAHIGHDLPLAVVDTCRTLGCEPADVEDEFDRVGDILVSLEERIREDLMPGPDLFQIADPLTHLVGSWSLERARDGAWAAARALWALRGLPGVAEELRTRLDGAAGLVGRMLLTPLPD; encoded by the coding sequence ATGGCGCAGTTGGAGCGGTTTGCGGAGTTCACAGGCCCGGCACAGGGGGTTGACGGGGTGGTGACGCGGATGCGCGCGCTCGGTGCGGACCTCCCGTCGGGCGACGGGGTCGGCGTCTTCAACGGGGTCTATCTCTCGGTCACCGAAGAGGTCGACCGGCACCTGGACAGCGGCCGGTTCGCCGACTCGGGGACCGCGATCACGCTGGACGTGCTGTTCGCCGAGCGCTATCTGCGGGCCGTCGACGCGGCGGCCGACCAGCACAGGTCGCCGGCGTGCTGGCGGCCCCTGCTGCAGTTCCGCCGCCATCCCGGTGTACGTCCGCTGCAGTTCGCGCTCGCGGGCATCAACGCGCACATCGGGCACGATCTGCCGCTGGCCGTCGTGGACACCTGTCGTACGCTCGGCTGCGAACCGGCGGACGTCGAGGACGAGTTCGATCGCGTGGGCGACATCCTCGTCTCGCTGGAAGAGCGCATCCGCGAGGATCTGATGCCGGGCCCCGATCTCTTCCAGATCGCCGATCCCCTGACCCATCTGGTGGGCTCCTGGAGCCTGGAGCGGGCCAGGGACGGAGCGTGGGCGGCGGCGCGGGCCCTGTGGGCGCTGCGTGGACTCCCGGGCGTGGCCGAGGAGTTGCGTACGCGCCTGGACGGTGCGGCGGGCCTCGTGGGCCGCATGCTGCTCACCCCGCTGCCGGACTGA
- a CDS encoding glycoside hydrolase family 6 protein encodes MVAAASVVAAVGTVTGMVSALDEGGGKDRARPKVTKSPTLEPLPAVPTPSASESSAKPSPAKSSAKPKPKPKPEPKPKPKPSTRRAEKPSANSLYRYGDSQVLDWVRANRGDPRRPLIESKIADQPAAVWFADYSPGTITSRVRAVTSGAGGRVPVVVPYAIPDRDCGGASEGGAPDLAAYDAWIEKFAAGLGSGEVIVILEPDAIALSECLSAGERADRYASLARAGRTLKATNPKARVYYDAGHSGWNAATKQAGRLRAAGAASAASSDGIFTNVSNFHRTADEAAYARKVLAALGGPSGLGAVIDTSRNGNGAPADGEWCDPAGRKLGPSPTLRTGQARIDAYLWIKLPGESDGCKGTPGTFTPGYAYDLARG; translated from the coding sequence ATGGTGGCGGCGGCCTCGGTGGTGGCCGCCGTCGGCACCGTCACGGGCATGGTGTCCGCGCTCGACGAGGGCGGTGGCAAGGACCGGGCGCGCCCGAAGGTGACGAAGTCGCCGACGCTCGAACCGCTGCCCGCGGTGCCGACGCCGTCCGCTTCCGAGTCCTCGGCGAAGCCGTCCCCCGCCAAGTCCTCCGCGAAGCCGAAGCCGAAGCCGAAGCCTGAGCCGAAACCGAAACCGAAGCCGTCGACGCGGCGCGCGGAGAAGCCGTCCGCCAACTCCCTCTACCGGTACGGCGATTCGCAGGTGCTCGACTGGGTCAGGGCCAACCGCGGCGACCCGCGGCGGCCGCTCATAGAGTCGAAGATCGCCGACCAGCCGGCCGCCGTGTGGTTCGCCGACTACTCGCCGGGGACCATCACGTCACGCGTGCGGGCCGTGACGTCGGGGGCCGGGGGCCGGGTGCCCGTCGTCGTTCCGTACGCGATACCGGACCGGGACTGCGGGGGAGCCTCGGAAGGCGGGGCGCCGGATCTCGCCGCGTACGACGCGTGGATCGAGAAGTTCGCCGCGGGGCTCGGCTCCGGCGAGGTCATCGTCATCCTCGAACCGGACGCGATCGCGCTCTCCGAGTGCCTGTCGGCGGGCGAACGGGCCGACCGGTACGCCTCGCTGGCCCGCGCGGGCCGCACCCTCAAGGCCACCAACCCCAAGGCCCGGGTCTACTACGACGCAGGGCACTCGGGCTGGAACGCCGCGACCAAGCAGGCCGGGCGGCTGCGCGCGGCGGGCGCCGCGTCGGCGGCGTCGTCCGACGGGATCTTCACCAACGTCTCGAACTTCCACCGCACCGCCGACGAGGCCGCCTACGCCCGCAAGGTCCTTGCCGCGCTCGGCGGCCCCTCGGGCCTCGGCGCCGTCATCGACACCAGCCGCAACGGCAACGGCGCCCCGGCCGACGGCGAGTGGTGCGACCCGGCGGGCCGCAAGCTCGGGCCGAGCCCGACGCTGCGCACCGGCCAGGCCCGTATCGACGCCTATCTGTGGATCAAGCTGCCGGGCGAGTCCGACGGCTGCAAGGGCACGCCGGGGACCTTCACACCCGGGTACGCCTATGACTTGGCGCGTGGCTGA
- a CDS encoding uracil-xanthine permease family protein translates to MDLGVRWRLHGDGRTPAPGAVVRPDERLSWPRTFGLGAQHVVAMFGASFVAPVLMGLDPNLAIMMSGVATVIFLLATRGRVPSYLGCSLSFVGVAAVIRAQGGSSATVTGAVFVVGAALFLVGLAVQKFGARIIHAAMPPIVTGAVVMLIGFNLAPVTASTYWPQDQWTALLVMLFTGLAVVCLRGFWSRIAIFLGLIFGYALSWALDLVFGKIHSTDGSGKVVDHWRLDLSAVGNADWIGLPSFHAPSFEWSAILVALPVVIALVAENAGHVKAVGEMTGDDLDDKLGTAISADGAASMLSTAVGGPPNTTYSENIGVMAATRVYSTAAYWAAACFALLFGLCPKFGAVVAAIPGGVLGGITVILYGMIGLLGAQIWINAKVDLRNPLNLVPAAAGIIIGVGGVSLKITDNFELSGIALGTIVVITGYHVLRAFAPPHLKTQEPLLDEGTSSYDETDPEAGRDDAQPRAKS, encoded by the coding sequence ATGGATCTCGGCGTGCGCTGGAGACTGCACGGAGACGGGCGCACCCCCGCGCCCGGAGCCGTCGTCCGACCTGACGAGCGGCTCTCCTGGCCGCGGACCTTCGGGCTCGGCGCCCAGCACGTCGTCGCCATGTTCGGTGCGTCGTTCGTGGCGCCCGTCCTGATGGGCCTCGACCCGAACCTGGCGATCATGATGTCGGGCGTCGCGACCGTCATCTTCCTGCTCGCCACGCGCGGCCGGGTGCCCAGCTACCTGGGCTGTTCGCTCTCCTTCGTGGGCGTGGCCGCCGTCATCCGCGCGCAGGGCGGCTCCTCCGCGACCGTGACGGGCGCGGTCTTCGTGGTCGGCGCCGCGCTCTTCCTGGTGGGTCTGGCCGTCCAGAAGTTCGGCGCGCGGATCATCCATGCCGCAATGCCCCCGATCGTCACCGGCGCCGTCGTCATGCTCATCGGCTTCAACCTGGCGCCGGTCACCGCGTCCACGTACTGGCCGCAGGACCAGTGGACGGCCCTCCTGGTGATGCTGTTCACCGGTCTGGCCGTGGTGTGCCTGCGCGGTTTCTGGTCACGCATCGCGATCTTCCTGGGGCTGATCTTCGGGTACGCCCTCTCCTGGGCCCTCGACCTGGTCTTCGGCAAGATCCACTCGACGGACGGCTCCGGCAAGGTCGTCGACCACTGGCGCCTGGACCTCTCCGCCGTCGGCAACGCCGACTGGATCGGCCTGCCGTCCTTCCACGCCCCGAGCTTCGAGTGGTCGGCGATCCTCGTCGCACTGCCCGTCGTGATCGCGCTGGTCGCCGAGAACGCGGGTCACGTCAAGGCCGTCGGCGAGATGACCGGCGACGACCTGGACGACAAGCTCGGCACCGCGATCTCCGCCGACGGCGCCGCGTCCATGCTCTCCACTGCGGTCGGCGGCCCGCCCAACACGACGTACTCCGAGAACATCGGCGTGATGGCCGCGACCCGCGTCTACTCCACCGCGGCGTACTGGGCGGCCGCGTGCTTCGCCCTGCTCTTCGGTCTCTGCCCCAAGTTCGGCGCGGTCGTGGCGGCCATCCCCGGCGGCGTGCTCGGCGGCATCACCGTCATCCTCTACGGCATGATCGGCCTGCTCGGCGCCCAGATCTGGATCAACGCCAAGGTGGATCTGCGCAATCCGCTGAACCTGGTCCCGGCCGCCGCGGGCATCATCATCGGCGTCGGCGGCGTCTCCCTGAAGATCACCGACAACTTCGAGCTGAGCGGCATCGCACTCGGCACGATCGTCGTGATCACCGGCTACCACGTGCTGCGCGCGTTCGCGCCCCCGCACCTCAAGACGCAGGAGCCCCTGCTCGACGAGGGCACATCCTCGTACGACGAGACGGATCCGGAAGCGGGCAGGGACGACGCTCAGCCACGCGCCAAGTCATAG
- a CDS encoding MFS transporter: MSEVVYDARQLKRARYAVAAVFCVHGAVTGSFATRVPWIQEHADLSAGLLGLALAFPAIGASVAMPLAGWVSHRFGARTALRGLLALWTMALILPSLAPNLLTLCLALFVYGATAGMSDVAMNALGVEIETRMKKSIMSGLHGMWSVGALIGSAAGTVAAHLGADARLHHALAAVALTAIGLVACQGVLDLQAAPEEEAPPRFSLPPKSALLIGAVGFCAVFAEGASLDWSAVYLRDVLDSSAGLAAACTTGFTLTMAIARLAGDAVVDRFGAVRTVRVGGVVAALGGVLVVAAPHPAMAMGGFALMGLGIAVVVPLAFAAAGRSGPNPSQAIAGVATITYTSGLIAPSAIGTLADATSLVVSFGLVTVLACGLAVFAGVLRTDGRDATPVAAADAAAPGPKA, encoded by the coding sequence ATGAGTGAAGTGGTCTACGACGCACGGCAGTTGAAGCGGGCGCGGTACGCCGTGGCCGCCGTCTTCTGTGTCCACGGCGCCGTCACGGGCTCCTTCGCCACCCGCGTCCCCTGGATCCAGGAACACGCCGACCTCAGCGCGGGCCTCCTCGGCCTGGCCCTGGCTTTCCCCGCGATCGGCGCGTCGGTGGCGATGCCGCTGGCCGGCTGGGTCAGCCACCGCTTCGGCGCCCGCACGGCGCTGCGCGGCCTGCTCGCCCTGTGGACGATGGCGCTGATCCTGCCCTCGCTCGCGCCGAACCTGCTCACGCTCTGCCTGGCCCTGTTCGTGTACGGCGCCACGGCGGGCATGTCGGACGTGGCGATGAACGCGCTCGGCGTCGAGATCGAGACCCGTATGAAGAAGTCGATCATGTCGGGCCTGCACGGCATGTGGAGCGTCGGCGCCCTGATCGGCTCCGCGGCGGGCACGGTCGCGGCCCACCTGGGCGCGGACGCCCGGCTGCACCACGCGCTCGCCGCCGTGGCGCTCACCGCGATCGGCCTCGTCGCCTGCCAGGGCGTGCTCGACCTGCAGGCGGCCCCCGAGGAGGAGGCGCCGCCGCGTTTCTCGCTGCCGCCCAAGTCGGCCCTGCTCATCGGCGCGGTCGGCTTCTGCGCGGTCTTCGCGGAGGGCGCGAGCCTGGACTGGTCGGCGGTCTATCTGCGGGACGTCCTGGACAGCTCGGCCGGTCTTGCCGCGGCCTGCACCACCGGGTTCACGCTCACCATGGCGATCGCGCGGCTCGCGGGCGATGCGGTGGTGGACCGGTTCGGGGCGGTGCGCACGGTGCGGGTCGGCGGCGTGGTCGCGGCGCTCGGCGGGGTGCTCGTGGTGGCTGCGCCCCATCCGGCCATGGCCATGGGCGGGTTCGCCCTGATGGGACTCGGCATCGCGGTCGTGGTGCCGCTCGCCTTCGCCGCGGCCGGGCGCAGCGGCCCGAACCCCAGTCAGGCCATCGCGGGCGTCGCGACCATCACGTACACATCGGGGCTGATCGCCCCGTCGGCGATCGGCACGCTCGCCGACGCGACGAGCCTGGTCGTCTCCTTCGGCCTGGTGACGGTGCTGGCCTGCGGGCTCGCGGTGTTCGCGGGCGTCCTGCGCACGGACGGCCGCGACGCCACGCCGGTCGCCGCGGCGGACGCGGCGGCACCGGGCCCGAAGGCCTGA
- a CDS encoding ROK family transcriptional regulator translates to MPASPSTARAINDRLALGLLQREGPLTANQLKQLTGLSRPSVADLVERLQGSGLITVVGEAGAQRRGPNARLYGIVADRAHLAALDVRTGGLSVVVTDLLGAVLAEASLPIGGDTGTEPAVERAVALVERTAHEGGARRLHTVGIGAPGLIDPASGELRDTTSLPAWHRRLAGALQERLAARVLVENETNLAARAEQREGAARDRDTFVLLWLGEGVGAAVVLDGALRRGASGGTGEIGFLPVPGTASLPSATGCDGGFHSLACAAALRELGAEHGLLKPGESAADVLGRAVATGHGGYLDAAADRIAVGAAAMAAILDPGCVVLGGELGRAGGDALAVRVGERVTAMSPLRTEVRASTLGGSAVLRGALLAAREAAQEELFGPGR, encoded by the coding sequence ATGCCCGCATCACCGAGCACCGCCCGGGCCATCAACGACCGGCTCGCCCTGGGGCTCCTGCAGCGCGAAGGACCGCTGACGGCCAACCAGTTGAAGCAGCTGACCGGCCTGTCCCGGCCGTCGGTCGCCGATCTCGTCGAGCGCCTGCAGGGCTCGGGACTGATCACGGTGGTGGGGGAGGCGGGCGCGCAGCGCCGGGGCCCCAACGCCCGGCTGTACGGGATCGTCGCCGACCGGGCCCACCTCGCGGCCCTCGACGTACGCACCGGAGGCCTCTCCGTGGTGGTCACCGATCTGCTCGGCGCGGTGCTCGCCGAGGCGTCGCTGCCCATCGGCGGCGACACCGGGACCGAGCCCGCCGTGGAGCGCGCCGTCGCCCTCGTCGAGCGCACCGCCCACGAGGGCGGTGCCCGGCGGCTGCACACCGTGGGCATCGGCGCCCCCGGCCTGATCGACCCCGCATCCGGCGAACTGCGCGACACCACGTCGCTGCCCGCCTGGCACCGCAGGCTCGCGGGCGCGCTCCAGGAGCGGCTGGCGGCCCGCGTCCTCGTCGAGAACGAGACCAACCTCGCCGCCCGTGCCGAACAGCGCGAAGGCGCCGCCAGGGACCGCGACACCTTCGTCCTGCTCTGGCTCGGCGAGGGCGTCGGTGCCGCCGTCGTCCTCGACGGGGCGCTGCGCCGCGGCGCCTCGGGCGGTACCGGGGAGATCGGCTTCCTGCCCGTGCCCGGCACCGCGTCGCTGCCGTCCGCCACCGGCTGCGACGGCGGCTTCCACTCGCTGGCCTGCGCCGCCGCGCTGCGCGAACTCGGCGCCGAGCACGGGCTCCTGAAACCGGGGGAGAGCGCCGCCGACGTGCTGGGCCGTGCCGTCGCGACCGGCCACGGCGGCTATCTCGACGCGGCCGCCGACCGGATCGCCGTCGGCGCCGCCGCGATGGCCGCCATCCTCGACCCCGGCTGCGTCGTCCTCGGCGGCGAGCTGGGCCGGGCGGGCGGCGACGCGCTGGCCGTCCGCGTCGGGGAGCGCGTCACCGCCATGTCCCCCCTGCGTACCGAGGTCAGGGCGAGCACGCTGGGCGGCTCCGCCGTGCTGCGGGGGGCGCTGCTTGCCGCGAGGGAGGCGGCGCAGGAGGAGTTGTTCGGGCCGGGGCGCTGA
- a CDS encoding SDR family oxidoreductase produces MTTILVTGGTGTLGRPVVERLRADSHDVRVLSRRSPSYAVDLRDGTGLDAAMAGADVIVHCASSPRGGDEQAARHLIEAARRAGVGHLVYISIVGVDRVPLGYYKTKLAVERLIEESGLGWTVLRTTQFHDLVLQVLRSSAKLPVMLLPSGVGDQPVEVGEVADRLAELAVAPPAGRVEDMGGPEVRTFPDLARAYLRASGKKRPLVPLRLAGKTYRAFREGGHLAPERAVGKGTFEEFLAGRFGGQQGEQ; encoded by the coding sequence ATGACCACGATCCTGGTGACCGGCGGCACGGGAACCCTCGGCCGCCCGGTGGTTGAGCGACTGCGGGCGGACAGCCATGACGTACGCGTCCTGAGCCGCCGTTCCCCGTCGTACGCCGTCGATCTGCGGGATGGCACGGGGCTCGACGCGGCCATGGCGGGCGCGGACGTGATCGTGCACTGTGCGAGCAGCCCGCGCGGGGGCGACGAGCAGGCCGCACGCCATCTGATCGAGGCCGCGCGGCGGGCCGGCGTCGGGCACCTCGTCTACATCTCGATCGTCGGCGTCGACCGGGTGCCGCTGGGCTACTACAAGACGAAGCTCGCCGTGGAGCGGCTGATCGAGGAGTCGGGGCTCGGCTGGACGGTGCTGCGGACCACGCAGTTCCACGATCTCGTCCTGCAGGTCTTGCGGAGTTCGGCGAAGCTGCCGGTGATGCTGCTGCCGTCGGGGGTCGGCGACCAGCCGGTCGAGGTCGGCGAAGTGGCGGACCGGCTGGCCGAGTTGGCGGTGGCGCCGCCCGCCGGGCGGGTCGAGGACATGGGCGGACCCGAGGTGCGTACGTTCCCGGACCTCGCCCGCGCCTATCTGCGGGCGAGCGGCAAGAAGCGCCCGCTGGTGCCGCTGCGGCTCGCGGGCAAGACGTACCGGGCGTTCCGCGAGGGCGGCCACCTGGCGCCCGAACGGGCTGTGGGGAAGGGGACGTTCGAGGAGTTCCTGGCGGGTCGGTTCGGGGGGCAACAGGGCGAGCAATAG
- a CDS encoding RNA polymerase sigma-70 factor produces MTTASLAEEFESHRPRMFSLAYRMLGSAQEAEDTVQDAYLRWSGARRDDIGRPAAWLAKVVTNLCLNRLTSARARREQYVGPWLPEPVITSGGALGPLESAEQRDAVSMALLILLERLTPVERAVFVLREAFAYSHREIAGVLDIGEANCRQLYRRATLAVTEEQARFEAAAERRQEFVESFIAAARDGDLAGLEKVLAADVTWWGDGGGKVTAARRPIVGREKVLRFLVGGMENFGRAMDLAYAEVNGGPAIVATLGGTVVGVATFDFRDDGLVSALRAVVNPDKLGFVDGQLSHS; encoded by the coding sequence GTGACGACAGCATCACTCGCCGAAGAGTTCGAGTCCCACCGCCCCCGGATGTTCTCCCTCGCCTACCGCATGCTCGGCTCCGCGCAGGAGGCCGAGGACACCGTCCAGGACGCGTATCTGCGGTGGAGCGGCGCCCGGCGCGATGACATCGGCCGGCCCGCGGCCTGGCTGGCCAAGGTCGTCACCAACCTCTGTCTGAACAGGCTGACCTCGGCGCGGGCCCGGCGTGAGCAGTACGTGGGGCCCTGGCTGCCGGAGCCGGTGATCACGTCCGGCGGTGCGCTCGGCCCCCTGGAGTCGGCGGAGCAGCGGGACGCGGTGTCGATGGCGCTGCTGATCCTGCTCGAGCGGCTCACTCCGGTGGAGCGCGCGGTGTTCGTGCTGCGGGAGGCGTTCGCCTACAGCCACCGGGAGATCGCGGGAGTGCTCGACATCGGCGAGGCCAACTGTCGCCAGCTGTACCGCAGGGCCACGCTGGCGGTGACCGAAGAGCAGGCGCGGTTCGAGGCCGCGGCCGAGCGGCGCCAGGAGTTCGTGGAGTCGTTCATCGCTGCGGCCCGTGACGGCGATCTGGCGGGCCTGGAGAAGGTGCTCGCTGCGGACGTGACGTGGTGGGGCGACGGCGGCGGCAAGGTCACCGCCGCGCGCAGGCCGATCGTCGGGCGCGAGAAGGTGCTGCGCTTCCTGGTGGGCGGCATGGAGAACTTCGGCCGGGCCATGGATCTCGCGTACGCCGAGGTCAACGGCGGGCCCGCGATCGTGGCGACGCTGGGAGGCACGGTGGTGGGCGTCGCGACGTTCGACTTCCGGGATGACGGCCTGGTCAGCGCCCTGCGGGCGGTGGTCAATCCTGACAAGCTCGGCTTCGTGGACGGGCAGCTGTCACATTCCTGA